ATGTACTTTTATCTgccagaattaaaagaaaaatacaatgtTCCATAAATATGTGGTATATATAATATGTCACAACCATGCGCAAAAAAAGTCTTAAAGTGCTTTTCTAATTGTTTGTATAACAGTAAAGAGTCTGTTATGTACTTTAAGTGTTTATGATTCATCTAAGTGATGATTAAATTTCCTCATGATGAGGTGAAGGTAAAAGGGTGTAACTGTTGATTTAAAAACTGAATTAATCATTCCAAGTCATAACACTTACCGTGCTGGAGACAATAATTCTGCTTTTGCCGAGTGTCGTTACGGGTCCACTGTCTTAGTATctaactattcatttaaaattgatataTGCTTTTCACGTGTACGGCATTCTTCACGAAATTCCCACATCAAATTCCCCTTTCTCCGCAGTTGTTAATAGTTCATGGGAAAACTCTGTACTGTTCTAAAGTGTGAAATGTTGATGGGAATTTCAGAACCTGCCAGCTACTTATCATCTTACACGAGGCCGCCAACATATGAAGCGTTGGCGTTAGCTGTAGCTTGTTAATTTCAGTGCATTTCTAACGATCGGCATCTACTCTGTTAAAGTTAGATCGTACAGACAAGAAAAACATGCCGGCTACATTTAATATGATACCGTGGACAGTACTATATTTATTCATATCGTTTAACCGACGTGTAATTGCAATGGACAAACACATGGAGGAACCGTTATGTACATCTAGATTCGACTACGaatataaaatgttacataaaatggTAATGTTGGAAatcgaacaaaacaaaataaaggaattgactGAGGAAGTGATTAAACTAACAAACACATTGAAAGGTAAAAGTCACTTTATATGCTGAATTTCtaaatattgtttcaaaacgAGTATAGCAGTTAGAATATTGCTGATAGGGATCAAATATAGAGATTTCTAAAAACACGCACGagtaaaattttgatgacatgccCTGTCTGTACATTTATCTACAACAAGAATTTAGTAAAATGAGCTCAGTTATGCaactatatttttttaatttttctttcttgttttaaaatttgtttccaGTATTTTTATCTTTTCAAACAAAGATCACTTGGTCATGTGGACTATTTTGGTCAAGGCCCGTATTTCATTTCTGCACTATGACTTCAAAGCCCGTCACAATTACCAAAATTTActcacatattttattttatgtgttaCTGAATATAATATAAGAATTATTTCTGTACTTGATGCCGGATCACCAATTGCAAAACATGGGTTTCTCATAATTTCTTTCTCTTTTGCACAACAATGCATACGTTAGTTATATAACTTTTCTAAAAGTCTCAATGAGTGTATTACATTCCTATGTCCAAAATGCTTGCTATACTGGGAGTTCCTATGTTAACGTTAGTAGATCTACATGAAACATATtaagtttattttatatcaaCAGTTTAAATCAATATCTTGCTTTTATATTAATCAAGACAGTAGGACTTCAACAAAAGGCATACAAATACTAATTTCAGAAAAGTTTGTAAACTAAACGGacgattttgtaaaaatgtactcTTTGATTTTAAAAGCGCCCCCGTGTgaaattcaaagtttaaaaaaatcatattttttaattattattataatacgataataatatgtaaataatgGCTTCGCTGTTTCTAGTTTGCGTCAGATAACTATCGCGTGAATATTACTCTAGAcagatatgattaaatcaaaGCCGTAATACTGGTTACTTTTGTTTCTTCCTTTGCATTGAATATGTATTTTCACATGATCCAAATTATcattgaatgtttatttttgaagtttaaatagtttttacaaatatGCTGAACATAATGTTTTCACAGGGTCATTTATAAGTTTGAGTTAAAACATGTCAACAGTCCTCAAATTCCATTCCATCTTATGATGTATACTATTTACTCCATAATCAAGGCAACATACATTATTACTTTAAGGTTAGAAGAACCTGAATTTTCTACGTAAATCCGTGTCATGGCCGTTTTTTGAATTCGTCATGTCTACGTAATAAGTGTGCTAcagataacatgttttgtttgttttgttgggtttaacgtcgcaccgacacaatattatatgtcatatgctttgatggtggatgaataCCCTAGGTgctcctccatgcattatttcatcgagCGGGCACCTTCCGTAAGCgtgctggatgtcttcctcacatgttgaggggcatgtgattcaaagtcagcgaccttaaccactcagccacggaggccccacaaaTAACATGAGTCTACAAAGAACTTTCTGAATCCCCTTTACAGTCATACAGACATCTGATGTCGGGCTTGTTTCATTGCTATGAATGTCTCATCTTTTGATTTATTAGTTTATTGAAATGAAAGTCTGTGTtagaaaagtatttgaccaaaTACATAAAACAACCTCCAATATATACGTATGAAACATGcttattactattattatgttGCATTGTCAAAACAAAATCTTGTCTAGTGATTCTAGAATTTCTTCAGAATTGCATTGTATATTACAGAGGAGAGCCTTAATACTCGAGCAATAGAAGACCGTGTAGAAAAAGGGCTGAAAGAGATAGACGCGAAAAAGTCGTTCGGTTTGGCAGGAAACACATACGTCCGCTGGGGAAGAACACAATGTCCTGGAAATGGGACAGAAATGGTGTACAAGGGGTATGCAGGTGGTGGACATTATAACAAACAAGGTGCCGCAAGCAATTATTTATGTTTACCTGAGGTACCAGTATGGGG
This genomic stretch from Mercenaria mercenaria strain notata unplaced genomic scaffold, MADL_Memer_1 contig_4240, whole genome shotgun sequence harbors:
- the LOC123532597 gene encoding uncharacterized protein LOC123532597, giving the protein MPATFNMIPWTVLYLFISFNRRVIAMDKHMEEPLCTSRFDYEYKMLHKMVMLEIEQNKIKELTEEVIKLTNTLKEESLNTRAIEDRVEKGLKEIDAKKSFGLAGNTYVRWGRTQCPGNGTEMVYKGYAGGGHYNKQGAASNYLCLPEVPVWGVYEDSEQTAGTVYGAEYELKGRHIEKFFGKTLVENDVPCCVCRTKRPSVIMLPGRNICYDGWTLEYSGYLTSGHESHYATEFVCLDGEPEIIGGGPSNANGKLFYFVEARCGSLRCPPYVNGRELTCAVCAK